A genomic stretch from Mya arenaria isolate MELC-2E11 chromosome 10, ASM2691426v1 includes:
- the LOC128206693 gene encoding uncharacterized protein LOC128206693: MFCWVSRDSCSFHVALDGTFCGTNKVCSNGFCIGNSDSSKTSAMSAPAEFCPFGDQLPPLEPEGAVCSQVVRDEPYKCYERELYASCCASCNAIHTILPGCEYGDKKSSCASVGRFECLIDSSTCCATCAVYAADLKDWKFPVVVGVVVIGTCLIGIMIYYMVRRLLHKKSRTSGCMVSYTNELPEHQRTQVFAV, from the exons ATGTTCTGCTGGGTGTCACGTGACTCGTGTTCTTTTCATGTGGCATTGGATGGTACCTTTTGTGGGACAAATAAG GTCTGTTCAAATGGTTTCTGTATTGGAAACAGCGATTCAAGCAAGACCAGCGCCATGTCAGCACCAG CTGAGTTCTGTCCCTTTGGAGATCAATTACCTCCCTTGGAACCTGAAGGTGCCGTGTGTTCACAAGTAGTTCGCGATGAACCATACAAATGTTATGAGAGAGAATTATATGCATCCTGTTGCGCATCATGTAATGCCATTCATACTATTTTACCCG GTTGTGAATATGGTGACAAGAAGTCGAGCTGCGCTTCAGTAGGTCGTTTTGAATGTCTGATAGATTCTTCAACATGTTGCGCAACGTGTGCTGTATACGCGGCAGACCTTAAAg ATTGGAAGTTCCCTGTTGTCGTAGGAGTTGTGGTTATTGGTACGTGTCTCATTGGCATCATGATCTACTATATGGTTAGAAGGCTTCTTCATAAGAAATCGAGAACATCTGGATGCATG GTCAGTTACACGAATGAGCTACCAGAACACCAAAGAACACAGGTGTTTGCAGTTTAA
- the LOC128206692 gene encoding uncharacterized protein LOC128206692, whose protein sequence is MASKQIQCEICFKEYAVGYCKTCGHIGDACVDIHNTGKVFQTHSVIMHEAVNVHEDDRENPKVIIRDVSEERCKQHATERAIFLCTRHDTMICGRCLHSEHLSCGKEVVDLLREVGSIDCEKVNTMKSLLMEVKNEILLLKDDAENSKENFKTNADNCAQECMELGIKIKQRVDELTNVLIDEITKKHNENESTYSRITRTYNEKITWCENEERKIDQFVHNNMAGYLYLLSRKFDKGVSDVRSNLREIKHKHTFKRFEFKENRVILKCVFEDLEDVCEHQDEVTGSDDGSVNDVFEPTTEIQKTRRELTALSHNAKEYLDKSIKERLTVEAELKRTKADLNRVEKERAIVQTKWTTIKELFNWTQPSGTVQVNRDYEVVHPIMKLIFTFPEGIQTSHHPSPGKSYKGGTFKGYLANNSEGLAVCMALKAEFSTGRMFTVGKNGKIVPNGVSLYDHAVYEYSELVGLTGSKRASYVAYIQKVKAELADKGITEAGTDQMKHLEETVTVDGLALLQAALSS, encoded by the exons ATGGcatcaaaacaaattcaatgtgAAATATGCTTCAAAGAATATGCAGTCGGATATTGCAAAACCTGCGGACACATTGGAGACGCTTGCGTTGACATTCACAACACAGGAAAGGTGTTTCAAACACATTCTGTCATTATGCATGAGGCTGTCAACGTGCATGAGGATGATAGAGAAAATCCAAAGGTCATCATTCGGGACGTCTCAGAAGAAAGATGTAAGCAGCATGCGACTGAGAGAGCTATATTTCTTTGCACAAGACATGATACCATGATTTGTGGCAGATGTCTTCATTCGGAACATCTTTCTTGTGGGAAAGAAGTTGTTGACTTGCTGCGTGAAGTAGGCAGCATCGACTGCGAGAAGGTTAACACAATGAAGTCACTGTTGATGGAGGTTAAAAACGAAATTTTGCTTTTGAAAGATGACGCAGAGAATAGCAAGGAGAACTTCAAAACTAATGCTGATAACTGTGCACAGGAATGTATGGAATtaggtattaaaattaaacaacgtGTAGATGAATTGACAAATGTCCTAATAGATGAGATAACAAAGAAGCACAATGAAAACGAGAGCACCTATTCCCGTATTACTAGGACGTATAATGAGAAAATCACATGGTGTGAAAATGAAGAAAGAAAGATTGATCAATTTGTTCACAATAATATGGCTGGGTACCTGTACCTACTTAGTAGAAAATTTGATAAAGGGGTTTCGGACGTTAGATCCAACCTGAGAGAaatcaaacacaaacacacttttaaaagatttgaatttaaagaaaacagagTTATTCTGAAATGTGTGTTTGAGGACTTGGAGGATGTTTGTGAACATCAAGACGAAGTTACTGGGAGTGACGATGGAAGTGTTAACGATGTTTTCGAGCCCACTACAGAAATACAAAAG ACAAGGAGGGAGCTCACTGCACTGTCACATAACGCCAAAGAATATTTGGATAAATCAATAAAG GAACGACTGACTGTCGAGGCTGAGTTAAAAAGAACGAAAGCAGACTTGAATCGAGTTGAAAAG GAAAGAGCAATAGTCCAGACGAAATGGACAACAATCAAAGAATTATTCAACT GGACACAGCCCAGTGGAACAGTTCAGGTCAACCGCGACTATGAAGTCGTTCATCCAATCATGAAgttgatatttacatttccggAAGGCATCCAAACG AGTCACCATCCGTCCCCGGGAAAATCGTATAAAGGCGGCACGTTCAAAGGATATTTGGCCAACAACAGTGAGGGCTTGGCAGTATGCATGGCGTTGAAGGCGGAGTTCAGTACAGGACGGATGTTCACTGTTGGGAAGAATGGGAAAATTGTCCCAAATGGGGTCTCATTGTACGATCATGCAGTGTATGAATACAG TGAACTAGTTGGATTAACTGGAAGTAAACGTGCCTCCTACGTTGCATACATTCAGAAGGTGAAAGCGGAGCTTGCAGACAAAGGCATAACAGAGGCCGGCACAGATCAGATGAAACATCTTGAAGAAACAGTAACTGTCGATG gaCTAGCTTTGCTCCAAGCTGCACTAAGTTCTTAA